The DNA segment GAACCCCGGCTGCCGCTGCCTACCGTGGCCGACTCGCTGGACGCCCTGATGTGGCTGGAACACGCGCTGCGCCCACTGGGCCACGCGGCCCCGCAGGCAGAGGTAGGGCATGCCGTCAGCAATGGCTTCGCCGGGCTACTGGCGCTGCACGGGCTGTGGTCCCACGGCACCCCCTTCGTGCTGACCGAACACGGCGTGTACCTGCGTGAGCGTTACATGGAATTTCGCCGCAGCGCCTACAGCCCCGGCTTTAAAGGCATGCTGCTGCGCTTTTACCGCCTGCTGTGCAGTCTGGTCTACCGCGAGGCCACGCTGGTGCTGCCGGGTTCCCACTACAACCGCCGCTGGGAGGAGCGTCTGGGCGCGCACCCCGACAAGATCCACTGCGTTTATAACGGCATCGACCCGGACATCTTCCCGCACGCCGAGGAGGAACCGGCAGAGAGCGTGGTGAGCTGGGTCGGGCGCATCGATCCCCTGAAAGACATCGAAACGCTGATCCGCGCCTTCGATCTGGTGCGGCGACGCAACGCGGGCGCGCAGCTTCGGCTGTTCGGCGGCACCCCGGCGGGCAACGAGGGCTACCTGTTCCAGTGCCAGAGCCTGACCCAGCAACTGAATCTGACCGAGAACGTGACCTTCGAGGGCCGCATCGACGACATCACCGACGCCTACCGCGCCGGGCAGGTGGTGGCCCTGACCAGCGTCAGCGAGGGCTTTCCGTACACCGTGATCGAGGCGATGGCGATGGGCCGCCCACCCGTGGCCACCCGTGTGGGCGGCGTGCCCGAGGCGGTGGGCGACGCTGGACTGATCGTGCGCCCGCGCGACGTGATGGGCGTGGCCAGTGCGTTGACCCGCCTGCTGGACGACGCGCCGCTGCGTGCCCGCCTGGGCCGCGCCGCCCGCGAGCGCGTGATGGAACTGTTTACCTTGGACGGCTGTCTGGACGCTTACCGCCGGGCCTACCCGCTGGTAATCGCCGGGGGGAAAGGGCTGTGAACCGTGAAAGCAGCCGCGATACGGTGCGCTCCCGACTGCTCAGGGTGACGGGCGACAACAGGTTCAATCCGGTGGACCCGCCTTCAGTGCAGGCCCCGACACCACAAGCTTCTGATCCGGTTCCAAAACAGTCCGTTCAGTCCAGCCCCTTTGAGGACATAGGACTCCCTGACCCTCACCTCCAGGATATCCAGACCTGGGATGCACATTCCCTGGACACCCACTCTCTGGATACACAGTTCCAGCGGACGGCCCGCAGCCACACCGGCACGCGGACCAGCACTGCCCGCACCCGCCTGCAACTGCCCGGCGAACTGCCCGAGCGGCTGCGCGAGGTGGATCTGAAACTGGCCGCCGAGCGCGCCAGCGCCGTGGACGCCGAGGAACTGGCCGCCTATCTGGAGGCCGACGGGCTGGGCGACGAGATCCTCAAAGACCGTTACGGCGCGGACGGGCTGTTCGACGCTGCCGAGATGCTGTACCGGCAAAAAGGAACGGGAAGGGCGCTGGACCATGTGCCCGCGCCCGCCACCCCGGCCTTTCCCTGGCACATGCTGCCGCGCGGGCCGCTGTACCTGCTGCCGGGTCTGGCGGGCCTGCTGATCGCGGGCGCGCTGGGCAAGGCCGCCGAGAGCGCCTTCATTCTGGCGGCGGCCTTCGGCTGGGGCTGGACCATGACCGTGGCCGGGGTGCGCTACGCCGAACCCTTCGCGGTGCCGGGCCGCGCCCTGCGAACCACGCTCCTGGTCAGCGCCGGGGCCGGACTGCTGGGCGGGGCAGCCATCGCGGCGGCGCTGGGCGGCGACGTGCTGATCGGCGCGCTGGTAGGGGGCGCAGTGGCCCTGTCCAGCGGCGCGGCGGGCGTGCTGCTGTCGCTGGGGCAACTGGGGCAGTTTGCCGGGGCTTTTGCCAGCCCGCTGCTGGCCGCCGGAATCGTGATGTCGCTGCCCTCGCGCGGGGCGGCGCTGTTCGCGCTGGGGCTGCTGGCCGCCGTGCCCACCTTTACCGCCCTGAATGTAACCCGCCCACGCGGCAGCCTGAGCGCCAGCCTTTCCACCCTGCGCCCACACCTGCCCCATGCCGTGTACGGCTGGGCGATGGCCGCCGCCTTCGTGGCCCTGAGCTTGCGGATCGGCACCTGGCCGCTGCTGCCGGTGATCCTGGGGGCTGGGCTGCTGGAGGCGGGCGTGTGGCACGCCCAGGAGCGCCTCCAGGTCGCGGCGCGCACCCTGCGGACCCTGCCCGCGCTGCGCCGCGTGGGGTTGCCGACAGTCCTCCTGAGCGCCGCTGGCTATGGCCTGGCGCTGGGCGCGGGCGTGCTGCTGCTGTCCTGGCTGCGCCCACTCAACCTGAACCTCTCTTTGTTGACGGTGGCGCTGTACAGCGCAGCCCTGCTGCTCAGTTCCTGGCTGGCCAACCAGCGCCGTCTGGGCTTTCTGACGGTGGTCTGGGCACTTGGCGCAGCCGCGCTGGTACTGGGCCTGCCCCCACCCGCATTCGCGCTGTTCACGCTGCTCGCCCTGCTGTTTCCTACCCTGCACACCCTCTCTGACCCCAGGAGTTACCGCTGATGACCCAGACCACCCTGCCCAACCCCCACACCTCTACCTCTTCCCAGCGCCCGCTGGTGGCCGTGACCGGCGCGGACGGCTTTATTGGCTCGCACCTGACCGAGGAACTGGTCCGCGCGGGCTACCGCGTCAAGGCCATGGCCATCTACAACTCGCAGGGGTCCTACGGCTGGCTGGACACCGTGCCCGCCGAGACCATGCAGCATGTGGAGGTCCAACTGGGCGACGTGCGCGACGCGGGCAGCGTGCGGGCGCTGATGCGGGATGCCCAGACCGTCTACCACCTGGCCGCCCTGATCGCCATTCCGTACTCCTACGTCGCGCCGCGCTCCTACGTGGAGACCAACATCACCGGCACCCTGAACGTGCTGGAAGCCGCCCGTGACCTGGGCACCGGGCGCGTCGTGCATACCTCTACATCCGAGGTCTACGGCACCGCCCGCACCGCGCCCATCCACGAGTCTCACCCCTTGCAGGGCCAGTCGCCGTACTCGGCCACCAAGATCGGCGCGGACAAGCTGGCCGAGAGCTATTACCTGAGCTTCGAGCTGCCAGTGGTCACCATGCGGCCCTTCAACACCTACGGCCCGCGCCAGAGCGCCCGCGCGGTGATTCCCACCATCATCTCCCAGGTGGCGGCGGGGCGGCGCGAGATCAAGCTGGGCGACCTGCGCCCCACCCGCGACTTTAATTACGTGCTGGACACCGCCCGCGCCTTTCGCGCGGTGGGCGAGGCCGGGCCGGAGGTACTGGGCCGCGTGCTGAACGCCGGTTCGGGCCGCGAGATCACCGTGGGCGACACCGTCAAGCTGATCGGACAGGTGATGGGCGCGGAGCTAGACGTGACCCAGGAAGACGTGCGGCTGCGTCCCGAAGGCAGCGAGGTGATGCGCCTGCTGGCGGACCACTCCGAGCTGAGCAAACTGACTGGCTGGCAGCCGGAGGTGCCGCTGGAAGAGGGTCTGAAGCGCACTGCCGAGTGGTTCACCGACCCCGCCAATCTGGCCCGCTACCGGGTCGATCAATACACCGTCTGAGAGCAGCACAACACCTGAGAACAGGCTGAGCGTTAATTAACGGTCTGAAACTTCTCTGAAACGCGTCCAATGCTTCACTGACCGCAGATGAGGAAGAGTCCTCACCATGACCTCACCCCAGATTCATTCCTGCTCTCTGAAGACAGGAAAGGAGGAACCCATGCACGCAGTTATCCTGGCCGGAGGAAAAGGCACCCGCCTGCGCCCCTACACCACCTGTGTCCCCAAGCCGCTCGTGCCCATCGGCGATACCTACTCGATCCTGGAAATCGTGCTGCACCAGTTGCGCGCGCACGGTTTCACGTCGGTCACGCTGGCGGTGGGGCACATGGGCCACCTGATCCGCGCCTTCGTGGGAGACGGCAGCCGCTACGGATTAAAGGTGGAGTACACCGACGAGGAAACCCCGCTGGGCACCATTGGCCCAGTGCTGAACGTGCTGGACAGCTTACCCGAGCAGTTCCTGGTCATGAACGGCGACGTGCTAACCAATCTGAACTACGGCACCTTCCTGCAGCGCCACATTCAATCAGAGCGCTCCGTGACCGTGGCCACCTACAACCGCGAGATCAAGAGCGAGTTCGGCGTGCTGGACATCAATGAGGCCAGCAACCAGATCGTCGCCTTCCGCGAGAAGCCCACGGTACATTTTCAGGTCAGCATGGGCGTCTACGCTATTTCCCGTGGGGCTTTGCGCGGCTACACGCCGGGACAGGTGCTGGGCTTCGACACCCTGATGCTGGACCTGCTGGCCGCCCAGGATTTCCCCGGCAGCGACCTGTTCGGCGGCTACTGGCTGGACATTGGCCGCCCCGAGGACTACGACATGGCCAACCGCGAGTGGCAGGAGATGTCCGCCATCCTGCTGCCGCACCTGACCCTGAGCGCTGCCGACTAGAATGCCCGACGCTGATCTGCCCGGCTTCCCCAGGCCCTGGCCCTCAACTGGTCCGGTGCTGGTGCTGGGCGCACGCGGCTTTCTGGGCGCGCAGATCGTGGCCGGGGCGCGGGCGGCGGGCCACGAGGTCCGCACCGCGCCGCCGGGCGATCTGACGGCGGCCTCGCGCGCCGACTGGGACGCCCTGCTGGACGGCGTTTCGGGCGTGATCAACGCCGCCGGACGCACCTTCGGCAGCCCCACCGAGCTGACCCGGGCCAACGCCCTGCTGCCCGCGCGGGTGCTGGAAGAACTGACCCGCACGGGCGCTGGGAGCGTAAAGCTGGTCCATCTGGCCTCTGCCGCCGAGTACGGCGCGGTGCCGGAGGGCCACGCCTCGTGCGAGGACGATCCGGCCTGTCCCCTGTCGCCCTACGGCGCGTCCAAGCTGGCCGGAACCGTGCTGATCCTGGAGGCCGTCCGCAGCGGACGCGTGCAGGCGGCAGTGCTGCGCCTGACCAATCCGCTGGGCGCGGGTATCAGCGCGGGCACCCTGCCGGGCCGGGCTGCCCACGAGCTTTCGGTGGCGGCGCTGGAAGGCCGGGATACAGTGCTGCCTCAAAACACGGTGCGCTTCGGCCCGCTGGGGGCGCGGCGTGATTTCGTGGACGCCCGTGACGTGGCCCGCGCCGTGTGCCACGCCCTGACCTCGGACCTGAGCGGCGTGGTCAATGTGGGCAGCGGTCAGGCGCGTCCGGTGCGCGATCTGGTGGACGGACTGGTGGCCCTGACCGGCTTCCGGGGCCAGATTCTGGAAGACGCCCCCGGCAGCCCCCGCAGCGGCGACGTGCCGTATCAGCGGGCTGACATCTCGCGCCTGCTGGACAGCGGTTTCACACTGCGCCACAGCTTTGGCGACTCGCTGGAGGCGCTCCTGCGGGGGCTGGAGCCTGCCGAGGGGAGAACTGCCGTCATGGGCTGAGACCCCGGCCCCCACCGATGTTTTCCGGCTGCACTCCCTTCAAGCCCCCACCTTCATGCCCCACACCCCACCTGCTGACGAGATTCACACCTCTTTGCCCTGCGTCGTCATCGTGAAAGACCAGATCGCCCCCGGAACCGAGGAATCTGCCTATGAATAAGAAACTGCTGCTGTCCGCCCTGACCCTTTCGCTGCTGCTGGGGTCCTGCGCCGCGCCGCCCGAGGCTGGCACCGGCCCCTCCGCGCCCGCCGTGGATTTCCCTGTTCCAGACGACGCCAGCGCGCCCGACGGCTCCGGGCAGATCATCGTGCCGCGCAGCGATTACAACCGCGACCACAGCAACGATCACAACGACGAGATCGCGATCATTCCCCCGGACCCCAAGCCGGGCAACCTGCCCACCCACGCCCGTCTGGGCGAGGCCACTGTTCTCAAGGGCACCCGCCTGAGTGCCCAGGCGCTGCCGGGCAATGCCCAGACCGACAGGGTGGCCCTGAAAGTGCTGGTGGTCAGCAGCGGCGCGGGCGATTTCGGGCTGGACAGCGCCACGGCCATGCTCCAGCAGGGCGGCGTGCCCTACGACGTGCTGAACGCCAGCACGCAGACCCTGGGGCAGGGCAACCTGATCAACGCGGACGGCAGCGGCAAGTATCAGGGCGTGATCCTGACCAGCAACGCGCTGGTGGCCGAGACCAGTCCTGGCGTCTACACCAGCACGCTGGACAGCAGCGAATGGGACACCCTGTTCCAGTATGAGGCGGCCTACAAGGTGCGGCAACTCGCGCTGTACGGCTACCCCGGCGTGGCACCGGAAGATTACGGCCTGCGGGCCGTGGCGGGGGCAGAGACCTCCACGACTTCGATGGCCCCCAGTAGCGCGGGCAGGGGCGTGTTCAAAGACCTGACTGGCACGGCGTTGCCCGTCCAGTACGCCTACAGTTACCCTTCCGTTCTGGAAAGTGTTCCTGGCGTGACCACCACACCGCTGCTCACCGATCCGCAGGGCCGCGTGCTGGCCGCCACCAGCACCGCCCCCGACGGACGCGAGCGGTTGCTGCTGACCGTCGCCGAGAACCCCTACCTGCGCCACACCCAACTGATGAGTTACGGCCTGGTGCAGTGGCTCACGCGCGGCGTCCACCTGGGCGAACACCGCCGCTTCCTTCAGGTGGATATCGACGACTACTTCCTGGACGGCGATCACCTGAACGCCCAGACCGGGCTGGTCTACCCCGCCCCCTTCCGCCTGAGCGGCTCGGACGTGCTGTCGGTGCGGGACCAGCAGACCGGGATCGAGCAGGCGTTTCCGGTGGCGAGCGCCTTCCGTTACGCGATGATGTTCAACGGCGGCGGCGCGTTCCCCAACGCCCCGGCGTCGTGCAACCTGGGGATCAGCACGCCGGACCTGCTGACCAGCGTGACCAAATGCGTCAAGGGCAGCTTCGACTGGGTCAACCACACCCGCGATCACCAGCGCATGGACGTGATGGACCTGAAGACCGCCAAGGGACAGGTGGGCGGCAACGTCACGATTGCCAACAAGCTGGGGCTGCCCTTCAGTAAGCAGACCCTGTTGACCGGCGAACACAGCGGACTGGGCAACATGGACCCCAACGACGACGGCACCCACAACGACGAGGGAACGGTTGGCCCCAAGGTGGATCTGGGGCTGGGCCGCAGCAACCCCAACATGCTCTCGGCAGCCACCAGCGCCGGGGTGCGCTATATCGCCTCCGATCACAGCGTCGCCAGTGAACGCGACGACTCGTGCGCGACCTGCGGCGTGCAGCATCCCCTGAATGCCAATATCTTCCTGGTGCCGCGCTGGCCCACCAACGTGCATTACCACGTCACCACGCCCGATGAGGCGGCGGCCTCCTACAACAGCATCTACGCCCCCGGCGGCATCCGCCCGTACTGGGACCACAAGCTGACCTACGAAGAGATCATGGACAAGGACAGCGACCTGACCCTGAACCATATCCTGGGCGGCTACGCCTTCACCCATTACATGCACCAGCCCAACCTGTACCAGTACGCCCCCGGCAAGAGCCTGGCCAGCGACTGGGTGCGCGCGGGGCTGACCAAATACAGCCTCTACAGCACCCTGCCCCTGAACACCTACAAGTGGGACGATCTGGGCGCGTACATGCAGCGCCACACCCTGGAGGAAAAAGCCAAGGCGGCAGGGAGCGTTAAGGGCATGTGGGACCGTAAGACCAACACCGTGATCCTGAGCAACCTCTCGGCGGGGACGGCTCCGGTCACCCTGACCGGTGCGAATGCAGGCAGCCTGTACGGAGCCTACAAATCACAGGTGGTCAGCCTGAATGGTAGCAAAACCGTGCCAGTCACGCCGCAGTAAGGCGAGACCGTTGTTCCACGCTGCTCCGCTCCATGCTGGCTGAGGCCGGGCAGATTCACGAAGAAAACAATTTGGTGCCGGGATTGTATGACAGACAGCAGTCCGAGCCAGACCTTCGATCCCCGTCAAACCTCATTTTCCCGGCTGCAACACATGAAACCAACATCTGGTTTTAAGGAGTTTACGCGATGAAACCCCAGACCCTGCTGTCCGCCCTGTCCCTGACCCTGATTCTGGCTGCCTGCGCTGGATCGCCGACCCCCGGCACGACCAATAACACAGGCCAGGTGCCCGGTTCCACCAGCGATCTCAATACTGTTCCGAAGGCCGTCGGGCCGGATACGGTAGAACCGGCTTTCGACAACGTTCCCATTGTGTCGGGAGACGTACATTACCAGGCTCCTGAGCCTATTCCTGGCAAACTGCCGAAAGACGCCCGGCTGGGCGAGGCCACCATTCCCAGTGGTACGCGTCTGAGTGCTCAGGGGTTGCCGGGCAATGCCCAGACCGACAGGGTGGACCTGAAAGTGCTGGTCCTGAGCAGCGGTGCGGGGGACTTCGGCATCGACAGTGCCACGGCCATGTTGCAGCAGGGCGGCGTGCCCTTCGACGTGCTGGACGCCAGCCAGCAGACTCTGGATCAGTCGCGGCTGATCAATGCCGACGGCAGCGGCAAATATCAGGGTGTGATCCTGACCAGCAGCTCACTGATCAACGAACCTAGCCCTGGCAACTTTATCAGCACGCTGGACAGCGGCGAATGGGACACCCTGTTCCAGTACGAGGCGGCCTACAAGGTGCGGCAACTGGCGCTGTACGGTTACCCCGGTGTCGCACCGGAAGATTACGGCCTGCGGGCGGTGCCGGGCGCGGAGACTTCCACAACGTCCATGACCCCCACCAGCGCGGGCAAGGCAGTGTTCAAGGACCTGACTGGCACGGCATTGCCCGTGCAGTACGCCTATAGCTACCCTTCTGTGCTGGAAAGTGTTCCTGGCGTGACCACCACACCGCTGCTCACCGATCCGCAGGGCCGCGTGCTGGCCGCCACCAGCACCGCCGCCGACGGGCGAGAGAGATTGCTGGTTACCACCGCTGAGAACCCGTATCTATTGCACACCGAATTGATGGGTTACGGCCTGGTGCAGTGGTTGACCAAAGGAGTCCATCTGGGCGAACACCGCCGCTTCTTACAGGTGGATATCGACGACTTTTTCTCGGCTGGGGATCAACTGAACGCGCAGACCGGCCAGTTGTACACCAAACCCTTTCGCGTGAGCGCTGGCGACCTCATTTCGGTGTACTACCAGCAGCGCGATATCCGCAGCACCTTCAAGGCAGCCAGCAACTTCAGGTATTCCCTGGTCTTTAACGGTGGGGGCGCAAAAACATCGGCCTTCGGCTCCTGCCTGTTTTACTGGCTCAGTTCGGACCAATTGACCAGTATGGCTAAGTGCCTGAAAGATGATTTTGATTGGGTCAATCACACCAAAGACCATCTGCGTATGGACGTGATGGATCTGAAAACGGCCACCGATCAGATTGCGGGCAACTTCACGATTGCCAGCAAGTTGGGCCTTCCCGTCAACCGCAAGAGTCTGGTGACGGGCGAACACAGCGGGCTGGGCAACATGGACCCCACCGACGACGGCAGCCACAACGACGACGATGTCAACCTGCCCAAACAGGATCTGGGCCTGGGGCGCAGTAACCCCAATATGTTGCAGGCTGCCGACAGCTCTGGGGTGCGCTATCTGGGTGCCGACCACAGCGTCGCCAGCCAGTGGGACGCTTCATGCCTCACCTGCGGCGTGGTGCATCCGCTGGACAACAAACTGTTCGTGATGGCGCGCTGGCCGATCAATATTTACTACTACGCCACCAATCCCGCCGAGACGCTCAAGGGCTACAACAATGTCTATGCCCCTGGCGGCACCCGGCCTTACTGGGACCACGCCCTGAACTACAGTGAATTCCTGGACAAGGAAAGCGATCTGGCCCTGACGCACATGCTGGGCGGCGGCGCCTTCCCGCACTACATGCACCAGACCAACCTGAATCAGTACGCCCTGGGCAAGAGCGTGGCTTCGGATTGGGTGCAGGCGGCCCTGAGCAAATACAGCAAGTACAGCACCCTGCCGCTGAACACCTACCACTGGGATGATCTGGGTGCGTATATGCAGAGCCACACCACCGAGGAAAAAGCCAAGACGGCGGGTAGCCTCAAGGGGATATGGGACCGCAAGACCAACACGGTGGTCCTGAGCAACCTGTCGGCGGGCACGGTCCCGGTCACCCTGACCGGCGCGGACGGGGGCAGCCTGTACGGAGCCTACAAATCTCAGGTGGTCTCCCTGAGCGGCAACCGGACCGTGGGGGTCACGCCCCGCTAGCGCCATTCCATTCATCATCCAGTCGGCCTGCCCGGACTTCCAGGGGGCCGTCCATTTTTGCCTCCACTCATTTTTCACCACACTCAGGACTATCCATGACGAAATTGAAAACGCTGTTTCCACCTGCCCTGCTGCTGTCCGCCGCCCTGATCCTGACCGGATGCGGAGGCGGCAGCGCCCCCAGCACCTCTGGTTCCACCCCGGATGGCAAACCCGACACCAGCATCGTCGGTGAGAACGGCGTCAAGCTCAGCGAGATCGACCGCTACGGCGAGAACGTTTCAGCCTCCGAAGGCGGCAATCTGACGCCCACCGGAGCAGTGGCCGGGGACATCAGGCGGCTGCTGCCCCAGGGCTTTTCCGCGCAGCGTCTCGGCCCGGCGCGCATTCCCGCCGCCGGACGCCTGAACGCCCAGAGTCTGCCCAGCAACGCCCAGACGGGCAAGGTGGCCCTGAAAATTCTGGTGCTGCACGCTGGGGCCGCCGACTTCGGGCTGGCCCCTGCCAAAGCCCTGCTCTCCCAGCACGGCATCGCCTTCGACACGCTGGACGCCACGGCCACGGACCTGAACTTGGCCTCATTGATCGGGACCGATGGCGTGGGCAAATATTCGGGTGTGATCCTGGCAAGCAATTCACTAACCATCGAGAGCAGTCCCGGCGTGTTTACCAGCACCCTGAACGATGCCGAGTGGGTCACCCTGTTCGAGTACGAGGCGGCCTACAAAGTGCGCCAACTGGCCCTGTTCGGTTTCCCCGGCATTGCGCCGGAAGATTACGGCGTGCGGGCCGTGCCCGGGGCAGAGACAGGGACTTCCGACGCCACGGTGACGGCAGGCGGCAAGGCGGTCTTCAGCGACCTGACCGCCAACACGGTACCGGTGCGGTTCTCGTTTGCCTATCCCAGCCGCCTGGAGCCGGTGGCAGGCGTGACCACCACGCCGCTGCTGACCGACGCCAACGGCAACCTGCTCGCGGTCAGCAGTACCGCCGCCGACGGGCGTGAGCGGCTGCTGCTGACGATGGCCCAGAACGAGTACCTGACCCATACCCAACTGCTGGGGTACGGGATGGTGCAGTGGCTGACCAAAGGCGTCTACCTGGGCGAGTACCGCCGCTACCTGGGCGTGGACATCGATGACTGGTTCGCCACCGGGGACCGCTACGACGCTCCCACCAAGACCGTGGTTCTCAACGCCTTCCGCCTCAAGGCCACCGACGCGGTTTCCACGCGTGATCAGCAGACTGCCGTCCGCAAGGACTTCCCGGCAGCAAAAAACTTCACCTATTCCATGGTGTACAACGGCCTGGGTGCGGATATCCTGGCCCCCAAGACCTGCTCGCCCTCCGCCAAGGTCAAAGATCCCCTGAGCGCCGTGAGCAAGTGCCTGGGCCGGGATTTCGACTGGGTCAACCACACCCGCGATCACCCGCTGATGGATAACCTGTCGCTGAACGAGAGCTTCAACCAGATCTTTCAGAACACCCTGATCGGCCTGTTCATGGGCCTGAAACTGAGTGAGAAGAGTCTGGTGACCGGCGAACTCAGCGGCCTGGGCTGGAAGGCCCCTGCCGAGGACCAGCCCAAGGTGGATTACGGCCTGGGCGCCAGCAACATCAACTTCCTGAACGCCGCCACCCTCTCAGGCATCAAGTACGTGGCCTCCAACCGCAGCGTCGCCAGCCACTGGGACGCGAGCTGCCCCACCTGCGGCATCTTCCATCCGCTCAAGCCGGGCATCCTGCTGATTCCGCGCTGGCCCAACAACGTCTTTTATTACTCCAGCACCCCGGATGAGGCGGCCACCAGCTACAATGCGGTGTATGCCCCCGGCGGCACCGCACCGTACTGGGACCACGCCCTGAGCTACGCGGAATACCTGGACAAGGAAGGCGACATCGGATTGCAACACGTCCTGTCGGGGGCCGCCTGGCCGCACTACATGCACCAGCCCAACCTGAACCAGTACGCCCCCGGCAAGAGCGTGGCCACCGACTGGGTGCGCGCCGTGCTGGACAAGTACAGCGCGGCCAGCACGCTGCCAGTGAATACTTTGGCCTGGGACGATCTGGGCGCGTATGTGGACCGCCACACCCGCGAGGAAAAGGCCAAAGCAGCGGGCCAACTGGGCGCGGTGTGGGACCGCAAGACCAACAGCGTAGCAATCACCAGCCGCGCGGGCACCCTGCCCGTCAGCCTGACCGGGGCGACTTCCGGGTCTGCTTACGGCGGGGCCCGCATCCTGAACCGCACCGTCGGCGGCACGGTCAACGTCGCCGTGACGCCCAGGTAAGGGTTGCTCACGGCCATTACCGCTCTCTCGCCCCACCTGCCCCTGAGCGTCTATTACGGCCCGCCCACCCCGCAGGCTTTAAAGACGCTGGGCGGCTTCGGAACGGTGGTGGTGCAGACCACGCTGTACCAGCCGGCCCAGCTCGACGCCCTGCGCGCGGGCGGCACGCGGGTGCTGGGGTATCTGAGCGTGGGCGAGGACCACCCCCTGGGCGACTACCGCTGCGCGCCCGGCTGTCAGGCGTACCACCTGGAGGTCAACCCGCAGTGGGGCAGCGTGAAAGTGGACGCCACCAACCCCGCGTGGTGGGCCGAACTGCTGCGCCGCGCCGACCTGGAACTCAAGCACGCCGACGGCCTGATGCT comes from the Deinococcus sp. AJ005 genome and includes:
- the pelF gene encoding GT4 family glycosyltransferase PelF, translated to MSTHTLIQTHTIALYTEGTYPQAHGGVSVWVDQLVRGLGDHRFVVQAISGIPFARAAVQMPSNVSFTQVPLWGAPPSALVRNDAARRRGAEGAYLTLLDGLCTLDLDLFAAGLQALSTLGQGGGFTALLDTPRVARLTLDTWAGHAARQAGSRVRGEPRLPLPTVADSLDALMWLEHALRPLGHAAPQAEVGHAVSNGFAGLLALHGLWSHGTPFVLTEHGVYLRERYMEFRRSAYSPGFKGMLLRFYRLLCSLVYREATLVLPGSHYNRRWEERLGAHPDKIHCVYNGIDPDIFPHAEEEPAESVVSWVGRIDPLKDIETLIRAFDLVRRRNAGAQLRLFGGTPAGNEGYLFQCQSLTQQLNLTENVTFEGRIDDITDAYRAGQVVALTSVSEGFPYTVIEAMAMGRPPVATRVGGVPEAVGDAGLIVRPRDVMGVASALTRLLDDAPLRARLGRAARERVMELFTLDGCLDAYRRAYPLVIAGGKGL
- a CDS encoding NAD-dependent 4,6-dehydratase LegB, with the protein product MTQTTLPNPHTSTSSQRPLVAVTGADGFIGSHLTEELVRAGYRVKAMAIYNSQGSYGWLDTVPAETMQHVEVQLGDVRDAGSVRALMRDAQTVYHLAALIAIPYSYVAPRSYVETNITGTLNVLEAARDLGTGRVVHTSTSEVYGTARTAPIHESHPLQGQSPYSATKIGADKLAESYYLSFELPVVTMRPFNTYGPRQSARAVIPTIISQVAAGRREIKLGDLRPTRDFNYVLDTARAFRAVGEAGPEVLGRVLNAGSGREITVGDTVKLIGQVMGAELDVTQEDVRLRPEGSEVMRLLADHSELSKLTGWQPEVPLEEGLKRTAEWFTDPANLARYRVDQYTV
- a CDS encoding nucleotidyltransferase family protein, whose product is MHAVILAGGKGTRLRPYTTCVPKPLVPIGDTYSILEIVLHQLRAHGFTSVTLAVGHMGHLIRAFVGDGSRYGLKVEYTDEETPLGTIGPVLNVLDSLPEQFLVMNGDVLTNLNYGTFLQRHIQSERSVTVATYNREIKSEFGVLDINEASNQIVAFREKPTVHFQVSMGVYAISRGALRGYTPGQVLGFDTLMLDLLAAQDFPGSDLFGGYWLDIGRPEDYDMANREWQEMSAILLPHLTLSAAD
- a CDS encoding NAD(P)-dependent oxidoreductase; its protein translation is MPDADLPGFPRPWPSTGPVLVLGARGFLGAQIVAGARAAGHEVRTAPPGDLTAASRADWDALLDGVSGVINAAGRTFGSPTELTRANALLPARVLEELTRTGAGSVKLVHLASAAEYGAVPEGHASCEDDPACPLSPYGASKLAGTVLILEAVRSGRVQAAVLRLTNPLGAGISAGTLPGRAAHELSVAALEGRDTVLPQNTVRFGPLGARRDFVDARDVARAVCHALTSDLSGVVNVGSGQARPVRDLVDGLVALTGFRGQILEDAPGSPRSGDVPYQRADISRLLDSGFTLRHSFGDSLEALLRGLEPAEGRTAVMG